A genomic window from Salvia hispanica cultivar TCC Black 2014 chromosome 5, UniMelb_Shisp_WGS_1.0, whole genome shotgun sequence includes:
- the LOC125190388 gene encoding serine/threonine-protein kinase prpf4B-like isoform X2 has product MPGDSIEPTRRKHRRSSSPDDAEEQSKRRKHRHHHRHRHRSSKEKAETTKLEELDGDRIDDTEVELMKLESTTENGVGSLSEVPVKRNDFSGFDYEMEEGEIVEDDGLVDFVNDDSDKFKKDVGFGDIKKNPQSDVEFREIKKNGCDDFNMGFNGDSLETVDKKFQKLGKDKTDSKESAEIDQERLSNSVSLANGGYGHKYQEVDSTRFSRDDKQIHNFADEVDRTGLRKSSSSEKVPGAGSNSHETHLKERSYSNLLRSPELSRGRSRSRSRSRSIVREASVEDPYCRERKHRSGSDDERTVRDAKLYRPSCRDIKDKERERSSSSRYTERVERHREARDPNREGSRDRDWDRDRDRIRDKGRKEEDIVRDRDRERERERERNRLRDRYRGERVQERERERDRDRDHVREDYIRDRERDRQGVRDDRRARSRDNDIDRLSRRQKYEKGEDAHKDRYNETRHRRNYEDYHTENTGSDFENERSKDKEGNEKLERDLDRQEDYQEKIAVQLAEQEEDDLERIKEESRRRRQAILEKYKNKQQKPETHLQAVDAVVDTLAQVASAEVLPENSDNQTEGVDDYVPEQSFAVGKSPSQNGVSTVEMPTGTGGLGEGTPKSERSNDMFCDDIFGESPAGIRKMGKGDGIAVEKSGLNDNWDDAEGYYGYRFGEVLDGRYEIIASHGKGVFSTVVRAKDLKAKPGDTDEVAIKIIRNNETMYKAGMEELVILKKLAGADPESKRHCVRFLSIFKYRNHLCLVFESLHMNLREVLKKFGRNIGLKLTAVRAYAKQLFIALKHLKNCGVLHCDIKPDNMLVNEAKNVLKLCDFGNAMFVGKNEITPYLVSRFYRAPEIILGLSYDLPMDIWSVGCCLFELYTGKVLFPGATNNDMLRLHMELKGPFPKKMLRKGAFTDQHFDQDLNFLATDEDPVSKKPIRRLLVNIKQKDFGTLISGSPGEDPKMVANFRDLMEKIFVLDPDKRLNVSQALGHPFITGK; this is encoded by the exons ATGCCCGGTGATTCGATTGAACCAACGCGCCGCAAGCACCGCCGATCCTCCTCCCCCGACGACGCGGAGGAGCAATCCAAACGCCGCAAACATCGCCATCatcaccgccaccgccaccggaGTAGCAAAGAAAAAGCAGAAACGACCAAGCTGGAAGAATTGGATGGTGATAGAATCGATGATACCGAGGttgaattaatgaaattgGAAAGCACTACGGAGAACGGTGTAGGTTCTTTGAGCGAAGTTCCGGTGAAGCGTAATGATTTTTCTGGGTTTGATTATGAGATGGAGGAAGGCGAGATTGTGGAGGATGATGGTTTGGTTGATTTTGTTAATGATGATTCTGACAAGTTCAAAAAGGATGTTGGGTTTGGGGATATTAAGAAGAATCCACAGTCTGATGTTGAGTTTCGGGAAATTAAGAAGAACGGATGTGATGATTTTAACATG GGATTTAATGGAGATAGTTTGGAAACAGTTGATAAAAAGTTTCAGAAATTGGGGAAGGACAAAACAGATAGCAAAGAAAGTGCCGAGATAGATCAGGAGAGATTATCTAATTCTGTGAGTCTCGCAAATGGTGGTTATGGACATAAATATCAGGAAGTGGATAGTACACGTTTCTCTAGAGATGATAAGCAGATTCACAACTTTGCTGATGAAGTTGACCGAACAGGTTTGAGGAAATCTTCATCTTCTGAGAAAGTGCCTGGGGCCGGATCCAACTCTCATGAAACTCACCTGAAAGAGAGATCATATAGTAACCTATTGAGGTCTCCTGAATTGTCTAGGGGAAGGTCCCGGTCCCGGTCCCGGTCCCGAAGTATCGTACGTGAAGCTTCTGTGGAAGACCCCTATTGTAGGGAGAGGAAACATCGGAGTGGATCTGACGATGAACGGACTGTTAGAGATGCCAAACTGTACAGACCCAGCTGCAGGGACATCAAGGATAAAGAACGGGAGCGTAGCTCTAGCAGCAGGTATACAGAGAGAGTAGAAAGACACAGGGAGGCTCGGGACCCTAACAGGGAGGGCAGCAGGGACAGGGATTGggatagagatagagatagaaTTAGAGACAAAGGAAGGAAGGAGGAGGACATCGTAagagatagagatagagaaagagaaagagaaagagaaagaaacagGCTTCGAGACAGATACCGAGGAGAAAGGGTgcaagagagggagagggagagggacaGGGACAGGGATCATGTAAGAGAAGACTATATCAGGGATCGGGAGAGAGATCGACAAGGGGTTAGAGATGACAGAAGGGCTAGAAGCAGGGATAATGATATAGATCGATTAAGCAGACGCCAGAAATATGAGAAGGGTGAAGATGCTCATAAAGATAGGTATAATGAAACCAGGCACCGAAGAAACTATGAAGATTACCATACAGAGAATACAGGAAgtgattttgaaaatgagaGATCTAAAGATAAAGAGGGGAATGAGAAGTTGGAGAG AGATCTTGACAGGCAAGAGGACTATCAAGAAAAGATAGCAGTGCAACTTGCTGAGCAGGAAGAGGATGATCTTGAGAGAATCAAGGAGGAAAGTAGGAGGCGAAGGCAAGCTATCCTTGAAAAGTACAAAAACAAACAGCAAAAACCTGAAACTCATTTACAAG CAGTGGATGCAGTTGTAGATACACTAGCACAAGTGGCATCTGCTGAAGTTCTACCTGAAAACTCTGACAATCAGACTGAAGGAGTAGATGATTATGTCCCTGAACAGTCCTTTGCTGTGGGGAAATCTCCTTCGCAAAATGGTGTTTCAACTGTAGAAATGCCCACTGGAACTGGCGGGCTAGGAGAGGGTACCCCCAAG AGCGAGAGATCCAATGATATGTTTTGTGATGATATATTTGGAGAATCACCTGCTGGAATTCGTAAAATG GGTAAAGGGGATGGTATAGCTGTTGAAAAGAGTGGACTAAATGACAACTGGGATGATGCCGAAGGTTACTATG GCTACCGTTTCGGGGAAGTACTTGATGGCCGTTATGAGATAATAGCTTCCCATGGAAAAGGTGTATTTTCAACTGTTGTTCGGGCAAAGGATCTAAAGGCAAAGCCTGGGGACACTGATGAAGtagcaattaaaattatacgtaataatgaaacaat GTATAAGGCAGGTATGGAAGAGTTGGTCATATTAAAGAAGTTGGCCGGTGCTGATCCTGAGAGCAAGCGCCATTGTGTTcgttttctttctatcttcAAGTACCGGAATCATCTATGCTTAGTTTTTGAATCTCTTCATATGAATTTACGAGAAGTTCTGAAGAAATTTGGTCGTAATATTGGTCTGAAGCTTACAGCTGTGAGGGCATATGCTAAGCAACTATTCATAGCACtgaaacatttgaaaaattgtGGCGTTCTCCATTGTGATATCAAACCTGATAATATGCTG GTCAATGAAGCAAAAAACGTATTGAAGCTTTGCGACTTCGGTAATGCCATGTTTGTcggtaaaaatgaaatcacaCCCTATCTTGTTAGCCGTTTTTATCGCGCCCCTGAGATAA TTCTAGGACTATCATATGACCTTCCCATGGATATATGGTCAGTTGGTTGCTGTTTGTTTGAGCTTTACACTGGGAAGGTCTTATTTCCTGGTGCTACTAACAATGACATGCTTCGCCTTCACATGGAACTGAAAGGTCCTTTCCCTAAAAAGATGCTTCGTAAG GGAGCATTTACGGATCAGCACTTTGACCAGGATCTGAATTTTCTTGCGACAGATGAGGACCCAGTCTCAAAAAAG CCAATAAGGAGGCTGCTTGTAAATATCAAGCAAAAAGACTTTGGCACATTAATTTCAGGATCTCCTGGTGAGGATCCAAAAATGGTTGCTAATTTTAGAGATCTTATGGAAAAGATATTTGTCCTTGATCCAGACAAGAGGTTGAATGTATCACAGGCCTTAGGCCATCCTTTCATCACGGGCAAGTGA